AACTCACGATCTACCTCACCAGCCGGTTCACGTCGCTGACCCGGATCGGGGACGATCTGCACGAGGTGGTCGAGCGGCTCCGCCCGCAGGATGCGGGCGCGAAGCCCGGGGCCGACTTCGAGCCGCTGGAGCCCGTACTTCTCTAGGGGTCAGCCTTCTCTAGAGGGTCGGCCGGCGCTGCCAGACGCCACAGGCCACCGGGGGATCCAGCAGCGGACCGACTCCCGGTACCGGCGGTAGGGGTCGCCGAACCGCGCCTCGAGGTCGCGCTCCTCCAGGGGCCGGATGCCGACGTTCCAGAGCAGCGCCCCGCCCACGGCGTACACCACCACGAGCCAGGACCCGAGGATCAGCCCCACCGACGCCGCCTGCGCCACGCCCGCCACGGCCATGGGGTTGCGGACCCAGCGGTACGGGCCCGCGATCACGAGCTCATTGGGCATCACCGATGGCAGGGGCGTGCCGCGCCCCTGGGAGGACATGACGACCGCGGAGCAGATCCCCAGCAGACTGGCCAGGACGAAGACCGTCCAGCCGACGACGGCGGCCCCCTCCGGCAGGCCCAGGCCCACCTTCCAGCGATCCTCCAGAGCCCGGATGATCAGTGGGAAAACCCCGAGGAAGAGGCCCCAGACCACGACGAGCTGCGTGAACGTCCAGCCCACATGACCGGCCGTGGTCCGCCGTCGATCAGCCGGCCGGAAGGCGAGCGGCCCGCGGGTGACCCACTCGAACGGAATCCTGCCCAGCCACACCAGGCTCAGCGCGAGCAGCGAACCGAGCGCGGCGGCGGCCATCGCGACCACACCCCACCCGGCTTCGGTGGTCACGGTGGCATACAGCGCCATCAACACCGTCACCAGGAGCGTCCAGGCGGTGTTCACCAGGGCCGCCACTCGCGATCCCGCCGCGGCCAGGCCGGCGGCGACGACGAACAGCGGAAGGTCGAAGAGCGCCACCAGCGCAGGGTCCAGCGAGCCCAGGGTGATGTGGCGGACCAGCGGCGACACGGGGACGAGAATCCACCAGAGCAGGCCGGCCACCGACTGCAACGCGAAATAGGCGCGGCCCCACCGGACGGTGGGTGGCACGGGCGCGGTCATCAGCGGTCCCCCAGGGCTGCTTGGAACTGTTCTTGCGGTCAGCACGACTCTAGCCGCGAAGCGCCCTGTCACGGGCGAACGGCGGCCCGGGGCCGGACGGCGATTAAACGAAAAAGCCGCCCCGGAGGGCGGCTCGTGACGCGGCTTCAGGAAACCGCCGTTAAATTGAAGAAGCCCTCGCCATGTAGAAGCTAGGCGAGGGTTTCAGTGGCTCCGACCGGCGTCGATCCGGTGACCTTTCGATTTTCAGTCGAACGTCTTGCTACCCTGGGAGTAGCAAAAACCGCTAAATCACGCGGATTCTGGCGTCAATCGAGACGCTGCAATAGGCTAGCTGTAGCCAGCAATGGCTACACTAATGGCTACACCATCATCAGGGGGACTCCATGGCAACCAAGACCAGAGCCAAAGGCGACGGCAGTATCTACAAGAACGCCCAGGGTCTCTGGACCTGCTCGCTCGAGCTTCCGTCCGAGAACGGCAAGCGCCGACGCAAGGTGTTCCGGAACAAGGATCGCGGCACGGTCATCAAGCAGCTCCGCGAGTTCAAAGCCCAGCTTGCCGAAGTCGGCGACATGCCCACTGCCTCATGGCGCGCCGACAAGTGGTTCATGCATTGGCTGGACGACATCGCGCCCCGTCTGGACACCCGGCCTAAGACTCTCGCCGGATACCGGTCGGGGCTCGTCGGGTTCGCAATCCCCGAGCTGGGGTCGTTGCCGCTCGAGAAGATCACCCCGGCCCACATCCGCAAGGTCCACGACAGGGTACTGAACACCCCGAAGCCCAAAGGTCTCCGTGAGAAGCCGCAGGAGGAATGGCCGGACGATGTCGTCATGCTCTCGTCCACGTACGCCCTGAACGTCCACAACGCCATGAGCGCGGCCCTCAAGACCGCCGTGAGTGACGGGATCCTCAGAAGCAATCCCTGCGACCGGGCCGCGCGCCCGCGCCCCAGGAAGGCCGAACAGAAGGCCCTTAGCCTGGAAGAGGCGATCCAGCTCCTTGCCTACTGCACGACCATCGAGGACGGCCCGCTGTGGGCCACCTACCTACTGACGGGCGCTCGCCGTGGCGAGATTCTTGGCCTTGAGCGCGACCGGGTGCAGGACCTCCTTGACCTTTCCTGGCAGCTTCAACGGATCCCCAACCTCAAGCGTGACGCAGCCGCAGACTACGAGTACCGGCACCTGAACGGCTCCCTTTACCTGACCCGCCCCAAGTCGTCCAAGGGCTGGCGGATCATCCCGCTCGTGGAACCGCTCAAGTCGATCATGGGCCTTGCGGTCCAGGCAGCAGAGGACGAGTTGGTATTCACTCGGAATGGTCAGGCGTGGGACCCGGACGCTGCGACCGACAGGTGGAAGGAGGTTCTGGCCGGCGCTGGCCTCCCGGACGACATCGTCCTGCACGGCTCCCGCCACACCACAGCGGATCTGCTCTACGCGGCGGGTGTACCCGAAGACCTCATCATGGACATCCTCGGCCACTCCGTGCGCTCCGTGACCCGAGGCTACCGGACCAGGACCGACATCAAGCGCCTCACCGACGCCATGACCAAGTTGAGCAAGCAGCTCACGGCCTGAGTCATCAATGAAAACCGCCCCCACCCTTAAGGGTGGGGGCGGTTTTTTGTCATCCACAGGTGCTATGTTTCTTCGAACATACATTCGAATCACCCACGGGGGGCGAGGCAATGACACGCATTCACACCATCCAGGATCTCGCAATCCTCATGGACCGATCCGCAGACCCTTCACTGCTACTTGATGCGCTGTTCGGCGCGCGCCATGAGCTCCCGGGGGGAAAGCCCGAGCGCCTCGGCCACATCGCACATGGCGTCGATGGGGATTTGACGCTCCCCGCTTAGGTAGCGCTGAAGGGTGCGCTTTCCAACGCCCGACAGTTGAGCTATTTCGTCCAAGCTCATCGAGCGGGCCGCTTTCTCAGCCCTAAGTTGCGCCGCAACTGCGGCCGGTAACTTCTCTCCATAGATGCCCATGCGGTCCACATTAGCACCATTTTGGGCCACTGCAATGCCCGCGATGGCCCGTTTGGTGGTTGACATGGCCCAATTGGGCCACTTATGCTTTTTACATGAGCCAGACAAACAGAGAAATTGCAGACAAGATTGCCGCAGCAATCTTCAGGTCAGGCAGATCACTCAACAGCGTTGCGACTGAATCAGGCATCCCAAGAACCACTTTCCAGCGCAAGATCAACGGCACTACCCCGTGGACCGTAGAAGAACTCGCCGCTGTTGGTGACGTACTAGGCGTAAAGCCTTCGAGCTTCTTGCCGGATCGTTTTGCACTTGCGGAGGCATCGTGAGTATCGAGAAACGGAAGCTGGCTTACAGCATCCCGGAGGCGGCCGAAGCAATCGGTCAGTCCACCGACACGATCCGACGGAGCATTGCTCGCGGCGATCTGTCAGTGAAGTACCCCAACTCGAAGCCGGTGATCCTGGCTTCCGAACTCGAATCCTGGCTCGATTCGCTTCCGTCCGAAGCTCCGTAGCCCTTTCGCCCACTCTCTGGGCACTACCCCATCTAAGTCCGTTGTCTGACGGCAGGCCGCACGGCTGAGAAAGGTTGATTTGTCATGCCCGAAAACAGCTTCCTTGGGACTCTTCAGTCGCTCGGGTTTGTCGCTGCTAAGGCCCAGTTGCTCGCTTGGGCTAGGGAAGCTGGCGAGCGTTTGAGCGTCAGGGATGCCAAGCGAATCGCGGGGTTGGCGCTCACTGCCACTGACCCGGACGACTATCGGCGGCTCTGCTATTCCGACCCTGTTGGGGAGGGCATCGCGGCCCGCTGGTTTGAGTTCATCACCACCTGATCACCATCACCATTTTGGAAGGAACCATCATTATGTCTAAGACCGTCACAAAGTCTCCGCAGCTCAGTGTTCATTCGATGAGCGCCCCGCCTGTTGTGGAGCTGTCCCCGCCACTTGCCGATCTGCCGTCTCCTGAACGGACTGGTAACTACGAACCTGCCCCGCACTGGATGAGCGTCAGGTCGGCGCTGCTTGAGACCCCAGGCATGTGGCGTGCTGTGAAGATCAGCCATCTGTCCGAGGACCGTCGTCGTTGTGTGCCGTCGGAGGTGCGGAAGGGCAACCTTGCCGCGTTCCGTGAGCCTGGCTTCGAGGCCGTGTTCCGCAACGGCTCTCTCTACATGCGGGCGGTGGCGGCGTGAACACGATTCGTCGGTTGCTGGGTTTTCGTCCGGTGCGTGTGCATGACCGGGCTGTGGGTCCGGTGGTTATTGATCCTGATGTTCGTGAGCGTGTTGTGGTGAGGGGGAAGGCATGACCGCGTATGCCCGTACGAGTGACCCTGGGACGTCGCATGAGGCAGCCGCCAAGGTGCGTACCGGCTGGTGTGAGTCGCTGGTCCTGGATGCCCTGTACTCCCAAAGGAACAATCCGGTGACTCATCGCGTGCTAGTGAAGCTGGTCCACGGGATATGCGACCAGAACATTAGAACGGCTGGTAACTACCCGGAGGACTCGTCGATCCGGTCGAGGTGTTCTGAGCTGGTGAAACGCGGTGTCGTGGAGTCCGCTGGTTCCGTCAAGGGAGAGAAGCGGCATGAGATGCAGTGGCGGCTAACTCGTTCTGCGATTCGGGAGCGTGATGCACGATGAACGCCTACAACTCCTTGCTCACCCTGTTCCTGCTCGTCGGGTGCGCGTTCACAGGAGCATTCCTCTTCCCGCCGCCGAAACACTGGCCGTACACCGAACCCACTGACCCATTCGACACTGAGGAGAACAAATGAACTTCGCACGAGCATTCCGCTGGCTCAGCAACACTTACTGGCCAGCCCTACTCACCGCTCTGATCCTGACTATCTACGCTGTCATGGCATTGATCCGTGGCGAGCGCGAGACGGCCGTGTACATCAGCCTGACAGTGTTTTGGGCGGTGTTCGCGTGGCAGCTCGAGCGGAAAGCCTTCGGTCGTGGCTACATCAAGGGCCAGATCGACCACGCAGAGCAGATGAAGAACCGAAAGTCCTCACGGTCTGAGGTTCACTTCACCGGATCGCCGATGTCTGTGGAGGACTTTGAACGCCATGTGCGGAACAGTGCAAGAAATCGGACCAGCAATGAAGGACTCTGAGGCCCCGAACACCGGGGCCTCAGTCGTATCCAAGGAGACCCACCAATGACCACCACCCAGCCCACCGAGTTCGAGAACCGCGACGGCGACCGCTTCCTCCGTGTGGGAGGCGGTGCGCTGAGGATCAAGTTGAACCAGGGCCGCGAAGAGCTGACCTTCACGCCCAAGTCCCCTGAGCAGGCGCACCGTGTCGCCCTGGCGATCCTCACCGGCCCCGGGAAGGTAGAGGCCGTCGCATTTGGTAGTGACCTGGAAGAGGCCGCTAAACGCTTGACCGATCACTTCAGGATGCTCGATGCCCAGGCTGCCGCTGAGGCGGAGGCCGCCGAACTCCGGGCAGAGGCGCTGGCGATCCTCAACGCCATGCACCCTGGCAACCTTGCCCCCGATTGGGCTCATTGGTCCGCGGAGTCGCAGGGGCTTGGGATCACTGCCGCCCGTGCCGCGCGTGAGGTCCGCCGGCTCCACACCAACAAGGAGACCCAGTCATGAGCCACTGGGAAGACGCCGTCCACGCAGGAGCGGATGCGCTGCCTGTCACGAATCACACCTCATTCGCCGACTCGCGCGATGTCCTCGCCGCCGCCGATGAACACCTCCACGACCACTACCTGGAACGCATCATCAAGGGCCAGGACGACCAGGCCGACGAGGCACTCCTGGACCACTACCGCCTGATCGTGCTCCGCGAAGAACTCGAACGGGCGGAGCGGGTATTCGGAGAGCTGCCGGTCGGGCGCAAGAAGCAGCGTGCCTGCGACCTTGTGACCCATCTCAGTGCCCGTGTCGCCGAACTGGAAGGACAGAAGCAATGAGCGAGCAGATCATCGTGAAGGTCAACGCCTACCGCGACGAAGCGGGCACGCGGCCACTGCCTCGGCTGATCGGCCCGTTCCCGGACCGCGAGACGGCGAACGCTTACATGTACTCGCAGCAGCCACTCTGGGGCACCTGGAACACCGCCCCGATCTTCACCCCGGAGGTGACGCCATGACCACGCCCGCCCCGTTCCCGCCCGAACTGGAAACCGCAATCACCGACGCGCTGGAACGACACCAATCCGTGGTCGCAGCGCTGCGTTACGCGGCAACCTATCGATGCACTGGCTGCAAGGAAGACAGCGGCTCGCCCCTTCGAACAACTGCAAAGGCGTGGCTTCGCAACCATCAGGCCGCTGTGGTCATGGAGACCATCGCCCAACACACCACCACCGAATGGGGCGTGCGATGGGAAGGCTCGTCCGACGTGGACATGACGGGCCACGAGTCAACGTCCCGCGAGTTCGTAAGGCAAGGCGCTGACCACGGGTTCGTTGATGTCGCTGTCGCCCGTCTGGTTCTTCCCTGGCAGGAGCTGAAGGCGTGAGCGAGCAGTACATCGTGGCTGTCCTTCCGGACCTCAGTCTCGTGGTCGACGCCTGCGGCCCCTTCCGCTCTCGCCAGCGGGCGGGCGCAGCGGCGAAGAAGATCAACGATGCGGGTGCGTGGACCGAGGCCGACCCGGATGGCGCGACGATCATCGCCCAAGTGGTACGCCTTCGGTCCGTCGAAGAACTCGTGGAGGAGGCGCGCGACCATGGCTGAGCGCAGGCTCTACTACGTCAACTTCAACGAGGTCGCCGTCGTCACTGAGGCCGTCGAGGCGAGTTCCAAGGCGGAGGCCATCCGACTGGTGAAGGTCGGCGAAGGCGAACGCGTGGACTTCCAGATCGACGAGTTCAGGAACCCCACGAACTTCCGAGCGTATCGAGAAGACGAGTAGGTCTACTCCACCCGCCGCCACCCTCTTTGAGGCCGGTTGTGGGCCTGTTCGGGTGACCGGTTGGGGCGGACGGGGATGATGGCGCGGCGCTTCACCTGGGCGGCGTTCAGCCAGAACTCGCGGGAGCCGAGGAAGTAGGACTGCTGCCACCGGGTCTGCACGAGGACGTACTCGCGGGTCCATGCGACGGCGAACCCTTCCACGATCCGGTCCGGCTCACCACCGTCGAATGTCAGGGTCGCCCACACCGCGATCCCATGCTCCGACCGGTACACCAACCGCTCATCAATCGCATCATCCGGCACCACGACCGGGAGCTGCCACGGCTTCGGGTCCCGGAACCCAACATCCTCACTCACAACACCACCATCCCACCCGGGACCGACAACAAACACACCAAGGAGAACAACGTGATCCAGATCGAAAACGGCACAGCAACGGTGAACACCATCGCCGAAGCGTTCGAAGCGCTCAACGACCGAACAGTGACCGACGTCGTCGTGAAAGACGGCGAAGAACGCATCAAGCTCGAACGACTCCTGAAAGGCATGGGCCTCCGATGACTGACCAGGAGCGCTTCTGGGCAAAAGTACGGAGAGGTGAAGCCTGCTGGGAATGGAACGCCTGCATCACGCCTGACGGCTACGGACAGTTTGGGCTCGGGGGTCGTGTACTGCTAGCCCACAGGGTCAGCTACGAGTTTGAGCATGGTGCAGTTCCGCCCGGCCTGTTTGTGGACCACATCTGCCACAACCGCGCGTGCGTTCGCCCATCCCACTTGCGGCTCGTTACCCAAAAGCAGAACCAGGAGAACCACGCGGGCGCCCATAGAAATAGCAAGTCGGGCGTTCGTGGAGTGTTCTGGGATCGGCAAAGAGGCATGTGGCGGGCCAAGGCATACCACCACGGCAGGCAAGTGCACGCAGGATTCTTCGCCGAACTCGCAGATGCCGAGGCGGCCGTAATCGCTAAGCGCAACGAACTCTTTACCCACAACGACATGGACCGGAGACCGCGATGAACCCTGAC
This region of Arthrobacter woluwensis genomic DNA includes:
- a CDS encoding methyltransferase family protein, which translates into the protein MTAPVPPTVRWGRAYFALQSVAGLLWWILVPVSPLVRHITLGSLDPALVALFDLPLFVVAAGLAAAGSRVAALVNTAWTLLVTVLMALYATVTTEAGWGVVAMAAAALGSLLALSLVWLGRIPFEWVTRGPLAFRPADRRRTTAGHVGWTFTQLVVVWGLFLGVFPLIIRALEDRWKVGLGLPEGAAVVGWTVFVLASLLGICSAVVMSSQGRGTPLPSVMPNELVIAGPYRWVRNPMAVAGVAQAASVGLILGSWLVVVYAVGGALLWNVGIRPLEERDLEARFGDPYRRYRESVRCWIPRWPVASGSAGRPSREG
- a CDS encoding tyrosine-type recombinase/integrase — translated: MATKTRAKGDGSIYKNAQGLWTCSLELPSENGKRRRKVFRNKDRGTVIKQLREFKAQLAEVGDMPTASWRADKWFMHWLDDIAPRLDTRPKTLAGYRSGLVGFAIPELGSLPLEKITPAHIRKVHDRVLNTPKPKGLREKPQEEWPDDVVMLSSTYALNVHNAMSAALKTAVSDGILRSNPCDRAARPRPRKAEQKALSLEEAIQLLAYCTTIEDGPLWATYLLTGARRGEILGLERDRVQDLLDLSWQLQRIPNLKRDAAADYEYRHLNGSLYLTRPKSSKGWRIIPLVEPLKSIMGLAVQAAEDELVFTRNGQAWDPDAATDRWKEVLAGAGLPDDIVLHGSRHTTADLLYAAGVPEDLIMDILGHSVRSVTRGYRTRTDIKRLTDAMTKLSKQLTA
- a CDS encoding helix-turn-helix domain-containing protein; its protein translation is MSTTKRAIAGIAVAQNGANVDRMGIYGEKLPAAVAAQLRAEKAARSMSLDEIAQLSGVGKRTLQRYLSGERQIPIDAMCDVAEALGLSPRELMARAEQRIK
- a CDS encoding helix-turn-helix domain-containing protein; its protein translation is MSQTNREIADKIAAAIFRSGRSLNSVATESGIPRTTFQRKINGTTPWTVEELAAVGDVLGVKPSSFLPDRFALAEAS
- a CDS encoding helix-turn-helix transcriptional regulator — translated: MSIEKRKLAYSIPEAAEAIGQSTDTIRRSIARGDLSVKYPNSKPVILASELESWLDSLPSEAP
- a CDS encoding HNH endonuclease produces the protein MTDQERFWAKVRRGEACWEWNACITPDGYGQFGLGGRVLLAHRVSYEFEHGAVPPGLFVDHICHNRACVRPSHLRLVTQKQNQENHAGAHRNSKSGVRGVFWDRQRGMWRAKAYHHGRQVHAGFFAELADAEAAVIAKRNELFTHNDMDRRPR